In Lysinibacillus sp. 2017, the DNA window GCAAAAGCTGGTGTCACTTTAGGAATTTTCTTAGCGCTTTTCGGATTAAATACGATGATTATTTACCCTGACTGGATTGGCTATATTGTGGCCGTTATCTTTGTCATTATTGGTGCAGTGTTAGGCTTTAACAACTTTAAACGCATGCAACATGAAGGAAAATTCGTACAACAAGAATACGAATTAAATAAATAGTTTTAAAAAAGGGGACCTCTCTCAATTGAGTGGTAAACCCTTTTTTTGTTATCGCTCTAGTAGTTGGAAAGTCATAAGCGCTTTCCCAACAAGTAATGTTCCACTGAACACTTCAAAATCCATCTTCACGAATTTACGTGACATATCTAAAATACGTGGTTGTACAGTTAGCACACTTTCCATTTGTACTGGTTTAATAAAATAGATTGTCATATTTTCCATAACGGCATCGCCACGCTTACGTCGTTTCAATGCAAATGCACCAACTTCTGTAAGCAATGTTGTGAACGCTCCATAAGAGATTGCGCCAAATTGGTTGGTCATTTGTGGCGTTACAGTAAATTCTACAGAAATATCTTCTTCCCCAAGTACACGCATTTCATTTTTCACTAAATCGTCAATGGTTTCACCATGTTGTGGCTGACGTTGAGCATGTTGCAATGCTTTTAGAACGTCTTGACGACTAATAACACCTTTTAAATGGCCATCTTCATCGATGACTGGTAGTAAATCGATTCCTTCCCAAATCATTCGGTGACCTGCTGATGCAACACTGGTTTTCATTGATGCCGCAATTGGGTTCTTCGTCATGACTTTATCAATTGCATCTGTCTCATCTTTTCCAATTACATCTTTACTTGTAATCATCCCGACAAGCTTGTTCTGGCTTGTGATAACTGGGTATGCACCATGTGATGTTCGTTGATTTTGTACATGAAAATCTGCAATCGTATGCGTATTTTTAAGTACAGCTGTCTCCTCAATCGGTACATAAATATCTTCAATTAATAAAATATCTTTTTTAATTAATTGGTCGTAAATCGCACGGTTAATCATCGTTGCAACCGTGAATGTATCATAACTTGTTGAAATAATTGGTAAATCCAGTTCATCCGCTAAGCGTTTATTCTCATCCGTCGTATCAAAACCACCTGTAATTAATACAGCAGCACCTGTTTTTAGCGCGTATTCATGTGTTTGTGTACGATTCCCTACAATTAATAAACTACCTGCATCCGTATAGCGCATCATGTCTTCTAGCTTCATTGCACCTATTACGAATTTCGTTAAAGTTTTATGTAAGCCTGATTTCCCACCTAAAACTTGACCATCAATAATATTTACAATTTCAGCAAATGTTAAACGCTCAATATTTTCTTTCTTTTTCTTTTCAATACGAATCGTACCGACACGTTCTATTGAACTAACGAGACGACGATTTTCCGCTTCTTTAATCGCACGATAAGCGGTTCCTTCACTTACTTGCATTTCTTTTGCAATTTGTCGGACAGAAATTTTATCTCCTACTGGTAGTGATTCGATGTATTGTAAGATTTTTTCATGTTTCGTTGACAACTTCATCACCTATTTCTCATCATTCATTTCTGTCTTTAGTGTAACACATTTAGGCGGGGAAATTTACATTTTTCACTACTGACTACCGCTTTCGTTCTATTCATTGAGCGAAGGCTCTATCGATTTATCCACATAAAACTGCCCAGTAACATAGTTTATTACTGGGCAGTTTATAATTTTCGTTATAGATTAACAAAATCACCTGAATTTAAAATTTGTACATCCGTACTTTCTACCATTTCAGCAAACTTATTGGGATCTTGTTTGATTGGTGGGAATGTATTGTAATGAATCGGTACAACAATTTTTGGTTTTAATAGCGACACGGCATAAGCTGCATCCTCAGGACCCATAGTGAAATTATCACCAATTGGTAAAAATGCTACATCGATTGGATGACGTTTTCCGATTAACTCCATATCTCCAAATAATGCCGTATCCCCCGCATGATAAATTGTTTTACCTTCTGCTGTGAATAAAATACCTGCGGGCATACCTGTATAAATAATTTCATTGTTTTCCGTCACGTAAG includes these proteins:
- a CDS encoding YtpI family protein, producing the protein MVFLNFFLVACIVISFVFYFYFKTKQFRSTLPIRKKWYTAKAGVTLGIFLALFGLNTMIIYPDWIGYIVAVIFVIIGAVLGFNNFKRMQHEGKFVQQEYELNK
- a CDS encoding DRTGG domain-containing protein codes for the protein MSTKHEKILQYIESLPVGDKISVRQIAKEMQVSEGTAYRAIKEAENRRLVSSIERVGTIRIEKKKKENIERLTFAEIVNIIDGQVLGGKSGLHKTLTKFVIGAMKLEDMMRYTDAGSLLIVGNRTQTHEYALKTGAAVLITGGFDTTDENKRLADELDLPIISTSYDTFTVATMINRAIYDQLIKKDILLIEDIYVPIEETAVLKNTHTIADFHVQNQRTSHGAYPVITSQNKLVGMITSKDVIGKDETDAIDKVMTKNPIAASMKTSVASAGHRMIWEGIDLLPVIDEDGHLKGVISRQDVLKALQHAQRQPQHGETIDDLVKNEMRVLGEEDISVEFTVTPQMTNQFGAISYGAFTTLLTEVGAFALKRRKRGDAVMENMTIYFIKPVQMESVLTVQPRILDMSRKFVKMDFEVFSGTLLVGKALMTFQLLER
- a CDS encoding metal-dependent hydrolase, giving the protein MQISYHGHSVVKIQTNGTTILIDPFINGNGQTDLVVENEKPDVILLTHGHNDHVGDTVELATKHDALVVAPNELADYLGWQGCRVHNMHIGGAWQFDFGKVKFTQAFHGSSYVTENNEIIYTGMPAGILFTAEGKTIYHAGDTALFGDMELIGKRHPIDVAFLPIGDNFTMGPEDAAYAVSLLKPKIVVPIHYNTFPPIKQDPNKFAEMVESTDVQILNSGDFVNL